A stretch of Arcobacter arenosus DNA encodes these proteins:
- a CDS encoding polyprenyl synthetase family protein, which translates to MEKLLKNFEDYLLDNLPTSKTFHPYFEDALADMLKAGGKRFRPMLLLSVLKSKKSLLIPNAMPVALGIEMLHTYSLVHDDLPAMDDADLRRGFETLHKKYDEVTAILVGDALNSEAFNLVASAPLHNDIKIELVKCLATNGGIDGMIIGQAIDCYFENQKLELEQLEFLHIHKTAKLIAASLKMGAIIAEYDLSTQEKLFNFGIDIGLLFQIQDDIIDETQSSEEAGKTTQNDESKNSFVNLLGLDGAINAADELANKCEEQLNSLDENLKDSLSELLLKYITRHKKQ; encoded by the coding sequence ATGGAAAAACTTTTAAAAAATTTTGAAGATTATCTTCTTGATAATCTTCCTACTTCAAAAACCTTTCATCCTTATTTTGAAGATGCTTTAGCTGATATGTTAAAAGCTGGTGGTAAAAGATTTAGGCCAATGCTTTTACTTTCTGTTTTAAAATCTAAAAAATCTTTACTTATTCCTAATGCTATGCCTGTAGCTCTTGGAATAGAGATGTTACATACTTATTCTTTAGTTCATGATGATTTACCTGCAATGGATGATGCTGATTTAAGAAGAGGTTTTGAAACTTTACATAAAAAATATGATGAAGTTACGGCAATTTTAGTTGGTGATGCACTTAATTCAGAAGCATTTAATTTAGTTGCATCTGCACCTTTACATAATGATATTAAAATTGAGTTAGTTAAATGTTTAGCAACTAATGGTGGTATTGATGGGATGATTATTGGTCAAGCAATTGACTGTTATTTTGAAAATCAAAAGTTAGAATTAGAGCAATTAGAGTTTTTGCATATTCATAAAACTGCAAAACTTATTGCTGCAAGTTTAAAAATGGGTGCAATAATTGCTGAATATGATTTATCAACACAAGAAAAACTTTTTAATTTTGGAATAGATATAGGTTTATTATTTCAAATACAAGATGATATTATTGATGAAACACAGTCTTCTGAAGAAGCTGGAAAAACAACTCAAAATGATGAATCTAAAAATTCATTTGTGAATTTATTAGGTCTTGATGGTGCAATTAATGCAGCTGATGAATTAGCAAATAAGTGTGAAGAACAATTAAATAGTTTAGATGAAAATTTAAAAGATTCATTATCTGAATTACTTTTAAAATATATTACAAGACATAAAAAGCAATAA
- a CDS encoding YbaB/EbfC family nucleoid-associated protein: MFDGIDLSKIDLNQVMGQVQEMAEKAKEENAQKLFTAKAGGGMVEISINGNSEVVDLKIDDSLLEDKDSLQILLISCMNDVIKQSDENKKMMAMNMMGGFGSFGQK; this comes from the coding sequence ATGTTTGATGGAATAGACTTAAGTAAAATAGACCTAAATCAAGTTATGGGACAAGTTCAAGAGATGGCTGAAAAAGCTAAAGAGGAAAATGCCCAAAAACTTTTCACAGCAAAAGCTGGTGGAGGAATGGTTGAAATCTCTATAAATGGAAACTCTGAGGTTGTTGATTTAAAAATTGATGACTCACTTTTAGAAGATAAAGACTCTTTACAAATATTACTTATCTCTTGTATGAATGATGTGATTAAGCAGTCTGATGAGAACAAGAAAATGATGGCCATGAACATGATGGGTGGTTTTGGTTCTTTTGGACAAAAATAA
- the panD gene encoding aspartate 1-decarboxylase, translated as MTFDMLYSKIHRATVTDANLNYVGSITIDEDLMKASKLRVGQKVEIVNVNNGERFATYVIKGKAGSKDMCLNGAAARKVEIGDKIIVISYASYSEEELENYLPTVVIVDEQNNIETITNELVGSDHV; from the coding sequence ATGACATTTGATATGCTTTATAGCAAAATTCATAGAGCAACTGTTACAGATGCAAATCTAAACTATGTTGGTTCAATTACTATTGATGAAGACTTAATGAAAGCTTCAAAATTAAGAGTTGGACAAAAAGTTGAAATTGTAAATGTAAACAATGGGGAAAGATTTGCTACTTACGTTATAAAAGGGAAAGCAGGTAGTAAAGATATGTGCCTAAATGGTGCTGCTGCAAGAAAAGTAGAAATTGGTGATAAGATTATTGTTATCTCATATGCTTCATATTCTGAAGAGGAGTTGGAAAACTATTTACCAACTGTTGTAATTGTTGATGAACAAAACAATATAGAAACAATTACAAACGAATTAGTAGGAAGTGACCATGTTTGA
- a CDS encoding (2Fe-2S) ferredoxin domain-containing protein, which yields MEMPAIPQPTFYIFKCEQSAPPGMPKPSCVTDESRDLFNHLAQTMMQKGLMGPVQPIRTSCLGRCQMGPVMLVEPGHHMYCKLSKEKIDKIVEEHIIGGNPVQEYLIPEQFWGEPINLVQ from the coding sequence ATGGAAATGCCAGCAATTCCACAACCAACATTCTACATTTTTAAATGTGAACAAAGTGCTCCTCCCGGTATGCCAAAACCTTCATGTGTAACTGATGAATCTAGAGATTTATTTAATCATTTAGCACAAACAATGATGCAAAAAGGTTTAATGGGACCAGTTCAACCAATTAGAACATCATGTTTAGGAAGATGTCAAATGGGGCCAGTTATGTTAGTTGAACCTGGACATCATATGTATTGTAAATTATCTAAGGAAAAAATAGATAAAATTGTGGAAGAACACATAATTGGGGGTAACCCTGTACAGGAGTATTTGATACCTGAACAATTCTGGGGAGAGCCTATTAATTTAGTGCAATAG
- a CDS encoding peptidylprolyl isomerase, producing the protein MKKILFLFFSFVLLLEAANPIALLKTNQGEIEIELRPDIAPKAVENFVTHAKNGYYNGLIFHRVIKNFMIQGGDPTGTGRGGESIWGEAFKDEFAPNAVFDKAGILAMANAGPNTNGSQFFITTVPTYWLNGRHTIFGYVKNGMNIVKKIENVPTTSQYQGNRPLNDQKIISITIK; encoded by the coding sequence ATGAAAAAGATTTTATTTCTTTTTTTCAGCTTTGTGTTACTTTTAGAAGCAGCTAATCCTATTGCTCTGTTAAAAACGAATCAAGGTGAAATTGAAATTGAATTAAGGCCAGATATTGCACCAAAAGCAGTAGAAAACTTTGTAACTCATGCTAAAAATGGTTACTATAATGGACTAATTTTCCATAGAGTTATTAAAAACTTTATGATCCAAGGTGGAGATCCAACAGGAACAGGTAGAGGTGGAGAATCAATTTGGGGAGAAGCTTTTAAAGACGAGTTTGCACCTAATGCAGTATTTGATAAAGCTGGTATATTAGCAATGGCTAATGCAGGACCAAATACAAATGGAAGTCAGTTTTTTATAACAACTGTGCCAACATATTGGTTAAATGGTAGACATACAATTTTTGGATATGTAAAAAATGGTATGAACATAGTTAAAAAAATTGAAAATGTTCCAACTACAAGTCAATACCAAGGTAATAGACCTTTAAATGACCAAAAAATTATTTCTATAACTATAAAATAA
- a CDS encoding PAS domain-containing protein, which yields MASVDKKLLKRLTVLYVEDDDNVRNELTKLLSSFFNKIYTACDGKEGLSLYSEKKDEIDIIIADINMPKLTGIEMLEEIRTMNKSIPVIFTTAYSDTKFLVDSIKLKVFEYIIKPIDIRLLMTVLGELATILYHEFLLKQQNKELKKYKDIIYNNNIVIRTNKNLKISFVNDLFIEITGFDKKELIGKDLLFLKHKDLDEEVYKKIYNCVYNNKQWNGILKNITKDGNYYIANSSVITTLDDTGVMTGCLMIQKDETKEALKRREVQTSLIRDKSEIFKKSKETTASLEQKINILEEEIKILETKIENEEIEKNKYISTSEIYSKENRKLRTEVALYKKDLEESKNFYKDKQKYVKEISDLKVEVKRLSTKLETIEEDHQKYLKQLRLNYEVKIDDLEKELRRTTDKYDDLENAEAISQKLTYWKEKAKSEAKRAEKLERDILTHGDKTILSKLFGK from the coding sequence ATGGCATCAGTGGATAAAAAGCTTTTAAAAAGATTAACGGTTCTTTATGTAGAAGATGATGATAATGTAAGGAATGAGTTAACAAAACTTTTATCAAGCTTTTTTAATAAAATTTATACTGCCTGTGATGGAAAAGAGGGTTTATCTTTATATAGTGAAAAAAAAGATGAAATCGATATTATCATAGCAGATATAAATATGCCTAAACTAACAGGTATTGAGATGCTTGAAGAGATTAGGACTATGAATAAATCTATTCCTGTAATCTTCACAACAGCATATTCTGACACTAAATTTTTAGTTGACTCCATAAAATTAAAAGTTTTTGAATATATCATAAAACCAATAGATATTAGACTTTTAATGACAGTATTAGGTGAACTTGCAACTATACTTTATCATGAGTTTTTATTAAAACAACAAAATAAAGAACTAAAAAAATACAAAGATATAATTTATAATAATAATATTGTAATTAGAACAAATAAAAATCTAAAAATTTCATTTGTTAATGACTTATTTATTGAAATAACGGGTTTTGACAAAAAAGAATTAATTGGAAAAGATTTACTTTTTCTAAAGCACAAAGATTTGGATGAAGAGGTTTATAAAAAAATTTACAATTGTGTTTATAATAATAAACAATGGAATGGTATTTTAAAAAATATCACAAAAGATGGGAATTATTATATTGCAAACAGTTCAGTTATTACAACTTTGGATGATACTGGTGTTATGACTGGGTGTTTAATGATTCAAAAAGATGAAACAAAAGAAGCTCTAAAACGTAGAGAAGTTCAAACATCATTAATAAGAGATAAAAGTGAAATCTTTAAAAAAAGTAAAGAGACGACTGCTTCCCTTGAACAAAAAATTAATATTTTAGAAGAAGAGATTAAGATATTAGAAACAAAAATAGAAAATGAAGAAATTGAAAAAAATAAATATATTAGTACTTCTGAAATCTATTCAAAAGAAAATAGAAAACTAAGAACAGAAGTAGCCCTTTATAAAAAAGATTTAGAAGAGAGTAAAAACTTTTATAAAGATAAGCAAAAATATGTAAAAGAAATAAGTGATTTAAAAGTTGAAGTGAAAAGATTATCAACTAAACTTGAAACAATAGAAGAGGATCACCAAAAATATCTTAAACAATTAAGACTTAATTATGAAGTTAAAATTGACGATTTAGAAAAAGAACTTAGAAGAACTACAGATAAATATGATGATTTAGAAAATGCTGAAGCGATATCTCAAAAATTGACTTACTGGAAAGAAAAAGCAAAAAGTGAAGCAAAGAGGGCTGAAAAACTTGAAAGGGATATTTTAACTCACGGAGATAAAACGATTCTTTCAAAACTATTTGGAAAGTAA